The Agelaius phoeniceus isolate bAgePho1 chromosome 4, bAgePho1.hap1, whole genome shotgun sequence genome includes a region encoding these proteins:
- the MAB21L2 gene encoding protein mab-21-like 2 translates to MIAAQAKLVYQLNKYYTERCQARKAAIAKTIREVCKVVSDVLKEVEVQEPRFISSLSEIDARYEGLEVISPTEFEVVLYLNQMGVFNFVDDGSLPGCAVLKLSDGRKRSMSLWVEFITASGYLSARKIRSRFQTLVAQAVDKCSYRDVVKMIADTSEVKLRIRERYVVQITPAFKCTGIWPRSAAQWPMPHIPWPGPNRVAEVKAEGFNLLSKECYSLTGKQSSAESDAWVLQFGEAENRLLMGGCRNKCLSVLKTLRDRHLELPGQPLNNYHMKTLLLYECEKHPRETDWDEACLGDRLNGILLQLISCLQCRRCPHYFLPNLDLFQGKPHSALESAAKQTWRLAREILTNPKSLDKL, encoded by the coding sequence ATGATCGCCGCGCAGGCCAAGCTGGTCTACCAGCTCAACAAATACTACACGGAGCGCTGCCAGGCGCGCAAGGCGGCCATCGCCAAGACCATCCGGGAGGTGTGCAAGGTCGTGTCGGACGTGctgaaggaggtggaggtgcagGAGCCGCGCTTCATCAGCTCCCTGAGCGAGATCGACGCCCGCTACGAGGGGCTGGAGGTGATCTCGCCCACCGAGTTCGAGGTGGTGCTCTACCTCAACCAGATGGGCGTCTTCAACTTCGTGGACGACGGCTCCCTGCCGGGCTGCGCCGTGCTCAAGCTGAGCGACGGCCGCAAGCGCAGCATGTCCCTCTGGGTGGAGTTCATCACCGCCTCGGGCTACCTGTCCGCCCGCAAGATCCGCTCCCGCTTCCAGACGCTGGTGGCTCAGGCCGTGGACAAGTGCAGCTACCGGGACGTGGTGAAGATGATCGCGGACACGAGCGAGGTGAAGCTCCGCATCCGGGAGCGCTACGTGGTGCAGATCACGCCCGCCTTCAAGTGCACCGGGATCTGGCCGCGCAGCGCGGCGCAGTGGCCCATGCCCCACATCCCCTGGCCCGGCCCCAACCGGGTGGCGGAGGTGAAGGCGGAGGGCTTCAACCTGCTCTCCAAGGAGTGCTACTCGCTGACGGGCAAACAGAGCTCGGCCGAGAGCGACGCGTGGGTGCTGCAGTTCGGCGAGGCCGAGAACCGGCTGCTGATGGGCGGCTGCCGGAACAAGTGCCTGTCGGTGCTGAAGACGCTGCGCGACCGGCACCTGGAGCTGCCCGGGCAGCCCCTCAACAACTACCACATGAAGACGCTGCTGCTGTACGAGTGCGAGAAACACCCGCGGGAGACCGACTGGGACGAGGCGTGCCTGGGCGACAGGCTGAACGgcatcctcctgcagctcaTCTCCTGCCTGCAGTGCCGGCGCTGCCCCCACTACTTCCTGCCCAACCTAGACCTCTTTCAGGGCAAACCCCACTCGGCCCTGGAAAGCGCTGCCAAACAGACCTGGAGGCTAGCCAGAGAAATCCTCACCAATCCCAAAAGCCTCGACAAGCTATAG